One window of the Fusobacterium sp. SYSU M8D902 genome contains the following:
- a CDS encoding bifunctional 3,4-dihydroxy-2-butanone-4-phosphate synthase/GTP cyclohydrolase II: MLNRIEEALEDLRAGKIIIVVDDENRENEGDFVCAGEFATPENINLMATVGKGLICMPMTEEYAKKLALPPMCYENTDNHCTAFTVSIDHVSTTTGISAYERSTTVLKALDENVKPYEFRRPGHMFPLVARKGGVIVRNGHTEATVDLMRLAGLKQLGLCCEIMKEDGTMARFDDLQELAKELDMKMISIEDLQKYIKMNEQLVKVSVRAKMPTGSGEFEIVGFDNELDQKEHIALVKGDVAGKEDVLVRLHSECFTGDILGSLRCDCGSQLKRAMKRVNEEEEGVVLYLRQEGRGIGLLNKLKAYTLQDQGADTVEANVALGFAPDMRDYAVAVQMLKALGVKSVRVLTNNPAKIEALEDYGMKVTGREAIETGFNETNEKYMKTKKEKMRHILTKI, translated from the coding sequence ATGTTAAATAGAATAGAAGAGGCTCTTGAGGATTTAAGAGCAGGAAAGATAATAATAGTAGTAGATGATGAGAATAGAGAGAATGAGGGAGATTTTGTATGTGCAGGAGAGTTTGCTACTCCTGAGAATATAAATCTTATGGCAACTGTAGGAAAAGGCTTGATATGTATGCCAATGACAGAGGAGTATGCAAAAAAATTGGCTCTTCCTCCAATGTGCTATGAAAATACAGATAACCATTGTACAGCTTTTACTGTTTCAATAGATCACGTAAGCACAACTACAGGAATATCAGCTTACGAGCGTTCAACAACAGTTTTAAAAGCTCTAGATGAAAATGTAAAGCCTTATGAATTTAGAAGACCAGGACATATGTTTCCATTAGTAGCTAGAAAAGGTGGAGTAATAGTAAGAAATGGTCATACAGAAGCAACTGTTGATCTTATGAGATTAGCTGGATTAAAGCAATTAGGACTTTGCTGTGAAATAATGAAAGAAGATGGAACAATGGCTAGATTTGATGATTTACAAGAATTAGCTAAAGAGTTGGATATGAAGATGATCTCAATTGAAGATCTACAAAAATATATAAAGATGAATGAGCAACTTGTAAAAGTTAGTGTGAGAGCAAAGATGCCTACAGGTTCGGGAGAGTTTGAAATAGTTGGATTTGATAATGAACTAGATCAAAAAGAGCATATTGCCTTAGTAAAAGGAGATGTTGCAGGAAAAGAGGATGTTTTAGTAAGACTACACTCTGAATGTTTTACTGGAGATATATTAGGATCTCTAAGATGTGATTGTGGTTCACAGCTGAAAAGAGCAATGAAAAGAGTAAATGAAGAGGAAGAGGGAGTAGTACTTTATTTGAGACAGGAAGGAAGAGGAATAGGTTTATTGAATAAATTAAAAGCTTATACCCTTCAAGATCAAGGTGCAGATACTGTTGAAGCTAATGTGGCTTTAGGTTTTGCTCCAGATATGAGAGATTATGCTGTAGCTGTTCAAATGTTAAAAGCATTAGGAGTGAAATCAGTGAGAGTTTTAACAAATAATCCAGCAAAAATAGAGGCTTTAGAAGATTATGGAATGAAGGTAACTGGAAGAGAAGCTATTGAAACAGGATTTAATGAGACTAATGAAAAGTATATGAAAACTAAAAAAGAGAAGATGAGACATATATTAACAAAAATCTAA
- the amaP gene encoding alkaline shock response membrane anchor protein AmaP: MIKKIIFFFAWLGIFLMSITGIVYVVVPTYLVQFNTYIGTLSYDIIVFIISALYFVISILKFLSLFERSKDYEIKTEDGVVYISSGSVTSFIREILSKDKEISNIRVETSKKSRKFNIKVRLDMLSNGNISGKSSSIQNEIKSKLADKMGLEVGTIEVKISKLSVKDSSGSEE, encoded by the coding sequence ATGATAAAAAAAATAATATTCTTTTTTGCATGGCTAGGAATTTTTCTGATGTCAATAACTGGAATTGTCTATGTTGTTGTTCCTACATACTTAGTACAGTTCAATACTTATATTGGAACTTTAAGCTATGATATAATTGTATTTATAATCTCAGCTCTGTACTTTGTAATATCTATCTTAAAATTCTTATCTTTGTTTGAGAGAAGTAAAGATTATGAGATAAAAACAGAGGATGGAGTTGTATATATATCATCAGGCTCTGTTACAAGTTTTATAAGAGAGATATTATCTAAGGATAAAGAGATTTCTAATATAAGAGTGGAAACTTCTAAAAAGAGTAGAAAATTTAACATAAAAGTTAGATTAGATATGCTATCAAATGGAAATATCTCAGGTAAATCATCATCAATACAGAATGAGATAAAAAGCAAGTTAGCTGATAAGATGGGATTGGAAGTTGGAACTATTGAGGTAAAAATCTCTAAATTATCAGTAAAAGATAGTAGTGGTTCTGAAGAGTAG
- a CDS encoding biotin/lipoyl-containing protein, translated as MKGDMNTVEELMKILQEKKLTEISLETSDIKINIKGYLTPEEKINAPKPKAKKSVEVKKEAENIKDVVSEHIGIYNYVKKDGTPKIIVGQQIKEGQELGEVVAVGVALPVVARVSGIIEEIYINSGDPVDYGRPLIKVRIS; from the coding sequence ATGAAGGGTGATATGAATACAGTGGAAGAATTGATGAAAATTCTTCAGGAAAAGAAACTTACAGAAATATCATTAGAGACATCTGATATAAAGATTAATATAAAAGGATATTTAACTCCAGAGGAAAAGATCAATGCTCCAAAACCAAAGGCGAAAAAAAGTGTAGAGGTAAAAAAAGAGGCAGAAAATATTAAAGATGTTGTTTCTGAACATATAGGAATATACAACTATGTAAAAAAAGATGGAACTCCTAAAATTATTGTCGGACAACAAATAAAAGAGGGACAGGAGCTAGGAGAGGTAGTAGCTGTTGGAGTTGCTCTTCCTGTTGTAGCAAGAGTGTCAGGAATAATAGAAGAGATATATATAAATAGTGGTGATCCTGTAGATTATGGAAGACCATTAATAAAAGTAAGAATTTCATAA
- a CDS encoding septal ring lytic transglycosylase RlpA family protein — protein MRKGLIVLTMLILTACSSAEIASWYGKGFEGSLTASGYVYDSNQLTCASNEHPFGTVLKVTNKKNKKSVVVVVTDRGGFAKYGRKIDLSKSAFLQIASSGHGLLDVEIEVLSKKHTFKYKHGKPHFTSEDYKRYTEGI, from the coding sequence GTGAGAAAAGGTTTAATAGTATTGACAATGTTAATATTGACAGCTTGTAGTTCGGCGGAAATAGCTAGTTGGTATGGAAAGGGATTTGAAGGAAGCTTGACAGCCAGTGGGTATGTTTATGATTCTAATCAATTGACTTGTGCATCAAATGAGCATCCGTTTGGAACTGTATTAAAAGTTACGAATAAAAAAAATAAAAAATCAGTTGTAGTTGTTGTGACAGATAGAGGTGGTTTTGCTAAATATGGAAGAAAGATAGATTTGAGCAAATCAGCATTTCTTCAAATAGCTTCATCTGGACACGGCTTATTAGATGTAGAGATAGAGGTTTTGAGTAAGAAACATACCTTTAAATACAAACATGGTAAGCCACATTTTACATCAGAAGATTATAAGAGATATACAGAAGGTATATAA
- a CDS encoding Asp23/Gls24 family envelope stress response protein, producing MGELGNIRISDDVVKTIAAKAASDVEGVYKLAGGMADEVSKILGKKRPTNGVKVEVGEKECSIEVFIIVEYGYLISEVAHEVQKVVLKAVSELSGLKVVEVNVYVQDVKIRTEEPSENEDEELDA from the coding sequence ATGGGTGAATTAGGAAACATAAGAATATCTGATGATGTAGTAAAAACAATAGCGGCTAAAGCAGCTTCTGATGTAGAGGGAGTTTATAAGTTAGCTGGTGGAATGGCAGATGAAGTTAGTAAGATCTTAGGAAAGAAAAGACCAACAAATGGAGTTAAAGTAGAAGTAGGGGAAAAAGAGTGTAGTATTGAAGTATTCATAATAGTAGAATATGGATATCTTATCTCTGAAGTAGCTCACGAGGTACAAAAAGTAGTTTTAAAGGCTGTATCTGAATTAAGTGGACTAAAAGTTGTAGAAGTAAACGTTTATGTTCAAGATGTAAAGATAAGAACAGAAGAGCCTTCTGAAAACGAAGATGAAGAATTAGATGCATAA
- the accC gene encoding acetyl-CoA carboxylase biotin carboxylase subunit, producing MFKKILIANRGEIAVRIIRAAKELGIKTVAVYSVADKDSLHVRLADEAVCIGGVSSTESYLKVPNIIAAAEITGADAIHPGYGFLSENAKFSSICEEHNITFIGPRAECITKMGDKATARATAIANNVPLTNGTGIVRSIEEAKKEVNDRITYPVMIKATAGGGGKGMRIARNDEELETNIVAAQTEAGAAFGNPDVYIEKFVENPRHIEIQILGDKHGNVIYLGERDCSIQRRHQKLIEEAPSFSLPYHVRKAMGEAAVTLAKAINYDSAGTLEFLVDKDNNFYFMEMNTRIQVEHTITEMVTGLDIIKLQIQIACGAKLNITQDDIVLFGHAIECRINAEDSQNNFLPSPGVITKYIAPGGNGIRVDSHSYQGYEISPYYDSMIGKLISFGINREEAIAKMKRALEEYIIEGIDTTIPFHLEVLNNELYLAGKTSTNFIEENFSKK from the coding sequence ATGTTTAAAAAAATACTTATTGCTAACAGGGGAGAGATTGCTGTAAGAATAATAAGAGCAGCAAAAGAGCTAGGAATAAAGACAGTTGCTGTATACTCTGTTGCAGATAAAGATAGTTTACACGTAAGACTTGCTGATGAGGCAGTGTGTATAGGTGGAGTATCAAGTACAGAATCATATTTGAAGGTTCCAAATATAATAGCAGCTGCAGAGATAACAGGAGCAGATGCTATTCACCCTGGATATGGATTTTTATCAGAGAATGCAAAGTTCTCTTCAATCTGTGAGGAACATAATATAACATTTATTGGACCAAGAGCAGAGTGTATAACTAAGATGGGAGATAAGGCTACAGCAAGAGCTACAGCAATTGCAAATAATGTACCTTTAACTAACGGAACAGGAATAGTAAGAAGTATAGAAGAGGCTAAAAAAGAGGTAAATGATAGAATAACTTACCCTGTTATGATCAAAGCCACAGCTGGTGGTGGAGGAAAGGGAATGAGAATTGCTAGAAATGATGAGGAGTTAGAAACTAACATTGTAGCAGCTCAAACTGAAGCAGGAGCAGCTTTTGGAAATCCAGATGTATATATAGAAAAATTTGTAGAAAATCCTAGACATATAGAGATTCAAATCTTAGGGGATAAACATGGAAATGTAATATATCTAGGAGAGAGAGATTGTTCTATCCAGAGAAGACACCAAAAATTAATAGAAGAAGCACCTTCATTCTCATTACCTTATCATGTGAGAAAGGCCATGGGAGAGGCAGCAGTAACACTGGCAAAGGCGATAAATTATGATTCAGCAGGGACATTGGAGTTCTTAGTTGACAAGGATAATAATTTCTACTTTATGGAGATGAATACAAGAATTCAAGTTGAGCATACTATTACTGAGATGGTAACAGGGCTTGATATTATAAAACTTCAGATCCAAATAGCTTGTGGAGCAAAATTAAATATAACTCAAGATGACATAGTACTTTTTGGACACGCTATTGAGTGTAGAATAAATGCTGAGGATTCACAAAATAACTTCTTACCTTCACCAGGGGTTATTACAAAATATATAGCACCAGGAGGAAATGGAATAAGAGTTGACTCTCACTCATACCAAGGTTATGAGATAAGTCCTTATTATGATTCTATGATAGGAAAATTAATATCTTTTGGTATAAATAGAGAAGAGGCTATTGCAAAGATGAAAAGAGCATTAGAGGAGTATATTATAGAGGGAATAGATACAACTATACCTTTCCACTTAGAAGTGTTAAATAATGAGCTATATCTAGCTGGAAAAACTTCAACAAATTTTATTGAAGAAAATTTTTCGAAAAAATAA
- the ribE gene encoding 6,7-dimethyl-8-ribityllumazine synthase has product MKVLQGNFTGRGLRVGIVAARFNEFITSKLIGGAEDALLRHEVEADSIELAWVPGAFEIPLVAKRMAESGKYDAIITLGAVIKGSTPHFDYVCAEVSKGVATVSLNSNIPVIFGVLTTNSIEEAIERAGTKAGNKGFDAAVTALEMINLLKGM; this is encoded by the coding sequence ATGAAAGTATTACAAGGAAATTTTACAGGAAGAGGATTAAGAGTAGGAATAGTTGCAGCAAGATTTAATGAGTTTATAACTTCTAAACTTATTGGTGGAGCAGAGGATGCACTATTAAGACACGAGGTAGAGGCTGATAGTATCGAGTTAGCTTGGGTACCAGGAGCTTTTGAAATTCCACTTGTAGCAAAGAGAATGGCAGAATCAGGTAAATACGATGCTATTATAACACTAGGAGCTGTTATAAAAGGATCAACACCACATTTTGATTATGTATGTGCAGAAGTATCGAAGGGAGTAGCAACAGTAAGTTTAAATAGTAATATTCCAGTTATATTTGGTGTATTAACAACAAATAGTATAGAGGAAGCTATAGAGAGAGCTGGAACTAAGGCTGGAAATAAAGGTTTTGATGCAGCAGTTACAGCTTTAGAAATGATAAACTTACTAAAGGGGATGTAA
- a CDS encoding DNA polymerase III subunit alpha, which produces MIKNFVHLHLHTEYSLLDGVGKIDDYLDRAKELNMQAIAITDHGNLFGALEFYKKARKKGIKPIIGLEAYVSENNMEDREGRNFHLILLAKNNIGYKNLLKISSASFIDGFYYKPRVDKRFLKEHSEGIIALSACMQGEISRRILDMEPAENISKAIAEYIDIFGRENFYIEVQANGIKEQFELNEKLYDLAKSSSLELVATNDTHYVNEGEHTLQDILICVQTGAKVSDQNRMRIETEELFLKSREQILSQLGDKYLEAIDNTITIAERCNVDIEFGHFKFPEYKIPSCVKSIEEFLRKLVYFGLDKRYPHGLTESIVERVEYELGIIEKMGYAGYFVVVWDFIDFARRKNIPIGPGRGSAAGSLIAYALGITQLDPLKYNLIFERFLNPERISMPDIDIDICQERRQEVIDYVIHKYGADKVAQIITFGTMKARAAIRDVGRVLNTPLNKIDNIAKLVPFNYTIKQTLENVEEFRHQYLEDRELQKVIDISSRIENKVRHASVHAAGIVITKDSLTETVPLYRDSKNKVVSTQYQMKELEDLGLLKMDFLGLRNLTNLQRTIDYIKEDLGEEIRLEDIPLNSKKVYDMLSRGDTSGVFQLESMGIRKILKKLRPDKFEDIIALLALYRPGPLGSGMVDEFINGKNGKIEIKYPHPSLEQTLKETYGVILYQEQVMKIANIMAGYSLGEADLLRRAMGKKNIQIMEENREKFITRSIANGYSEDKAFEMFELIDKFAGYGFNKSHSAAYALIAYWTAYFKAHYIKHYYAALMTSEMSHIENVAYYVEDAKLHNLKLYLPDINRASSKFIVDGDGVVFALSAIKNVGEGISEKILEEYEKNGEYKNLEDFVLRTKQYGLNKKALESLILAGALDSLPGNRKEKFESIDKIIEYSNRKLKEDDIQQMNLFGEAKSSLGAFNLPQLQEFSSEELLAKEKEYLGFYFSAHPLDNYRRLIKLFKLSSINEIKEEKNVPKIKCCGILREIKKIVTKNSGKIMGVFQLEDYYDRIDCVIFPNDYENSAHILLEGKAVYIEGSIQIDYFKGVENKKLIVRKLKFLEDIIRDKNLKLYILMTEEDREKFSRLKDILKGSNGTTDVFFAIKNKEQKEVKKSKYSVVLDKSFLDEIASLMGEDKIVVK; this is translated from the coding sequence ATGATAAAAAACTTTGTACATTTACATCTTCATACTGAGTATAGCCTCCTTGATGGAGTAGGGAAGATAGATGATTATTTAGATAGAGCAAAAGAGCTAAATATGCAAGCTATTGCTATAACAGATCACGGGAATCTATTTGGAGCCTTGGAGTTTTATAAGAAAGCTAGAAAAAAAGGGATAAAGCCAATTATAGGATTAGAGGCATATGTAAGTGAAAATAATATGGAAGATAGAGAGGGACGTAATTTTCATCTTATCTTACTAGCAAAAAATAATATTGGATACAAAAATCTTTTAAAGATTAGTTCAGCGAGTTTTATTGATGGATTTTATTACAAACCTAGAGTGGACAAGAGATTTCTAAAGGAGCATAGTGAGGGAATTATAGCTCTATCTGCATGTATGCAGGGAGAGATTTCAAGAAGGATTTTAGATATGGAGCCAGCTGAAAATATTTCAAAGGCTATTGCTGAGTACATAGATATTTTTGGTAGGGAGAATTTTTATATAGAAGTACAAGCAAATGGGATAAAGGAGCAGTTTGAATTAAATGAAAAGCTCTATGATCTAGCTAAGAGTAGTTCTTTAGAACTGGTGGCAACAAATGATACTCACTATGTAAATGAAGGAGAACACACATTACAAGATATTCTTATCTGTGTACAGACTGGTGCTAAAGTCAGTGATCAGAATAGAATGAGAATAGAAACAGAGGAGTTATTTTTAAAGAGCAGGGAGCAGATATTATCTCAATTAGGAGATAAGTATTTAGAGGCAATTGATAATACAATAACTATTGCAGAAAGATGTAATGTGGATATAGAGTTTGGACACTTTAAGTTTCCAGAGTATAAGATTCCAAGTTGTGTAAAGTCAATAGAGGAGTTTCTAAGAAAATTAGTATATTTTGGTTTAGATAAGAGATATCCTCATGGACTTACTGAAAGTATAGTGGAGAGAGTTGAGTATGAGTTAGGAATAATAGAGAAAATGGGGTATGCTGGTTATTTTGTTGTTGTATGGGATTTTATAGATTTTGCAAGGCGAAAAAATATACCTATAGGACCAGGAAGGGGTTCAGCAGCAGGATCTCTAATAGCTTATGCTCTAGGGATAACTCAATTAGATCCATTGAAATATAATCTTATTTTTGAAAGATTCTTAAATCCAGAGAGAATATCTATGCCAGATATAGATATAGATATTTGTCAGGAGAGAAGACAAGAGGTAATAGACTATGTTATTCACAAGTATGGAGCTGATAAAGTTGCTCAAATTATAACTTTTGGAACAATGAAAGCAAGGGCGGCAATAAGAGATGTAGGTAGAGTTTTGAATACACCATTAAATAAGATAGATAATATAGCTAAATTGGTACCTTTCAATTACACTATAAAACAGACTTTAGAAAATGTTGAAGAGTTTAGACATCAATATCTTGAGGATAGAGAACTACAAAAAGTTATAGATATTTCTTCGAGAATAGAGAATAAGGTGAGACACGCTTCTGTACACGCAGCAGGAATAGTGATAACAAAAGATTCTTTAACAGAGACAGTGCCACTGTATAGAGATAGTAAGAATAAAGTTGTATCTACTCAATATCAGATGAAAGAGTTAGAAGATTTAGGACTTTTAAAGATGGATTTTTTAGGATTGAGAAATCTAACAAATCTTCAAAGAACAATTGATTATATAAAAGAAGACTTAGGAGAGGAGATCAGACTAGAGGATATTCCACTTAATTCTAAAAAAGTTTATGATATGCTCTCAAGAGGTGACACTTCTGGAGTATTCCAATTAGAGTCTATGGGAATTAGAAAAATTTTAAAGAAATTAAGACCAGATAAATTTGAGGATATAATAGCTCTATTAGCACTCTATAGACCAGGACCTTTAGGGTCAGGAATGGTAGATGAATTTATCAATGGAAAAAATGGAAAAATAGAGATAAAATATCCACACCCAAGTTTAGAGCAGACTTTGAAAGAGACTTATGGAGTTATTCTTTATCAGGAGCAGGTAATGAAGATAGCCAATATAATGGCTGGTTACTCTTTAGGAGAAGCAGATCTTTTAAGAAGAGCTATGGGAAAAAAGAATATTCAGATAATGGAGGAGAATAGAGAAAAATTTATAACACGTTCAATTGCAAATGGATATAGTGAAGACAAGGCATTTGAGATGTTTGAATTGATTGATAAATTTGCAGGTTATGGTTTTAATAAATCTCACTCTGCAGCATATGCTCTTATAGCTTATTGGACAGCATATTTTAAAGCTCATTATATAAAGCACTATTATGCAGCTCTTATGACTTCAGAGATGTCACATATAGAGAATGTGGCCTACTATGTAGAGGATGCAAAATTACATAATTTAAAATTATATTTGCCAGATATAAATAGAGCTAGTTCAAAATTTATAGTAGATGGTGATGGTGTTGTATTTGCACTCTCAGCTATAAAAAATGTAGGAGAGGGGATTTCTGAAAAAATATTGGAAGAGTATGAAAAAAATGGAGAGTATAAAAATTTAGAGGATTTTGTTTTGAGGACAAAGCAGTATGGATTGAATAAAAAAGCTTTGGAATCTCTTATATTAGCTGGAGCTTTAGATAGCTTACCTGGAAATAGAAAGGAAAAATTCGAATCTATAGATAAGATTATAGAGTATTCAAATAGGAAATTAAAAGAGGACGATATTCAACAGATGAACTTATTTGGAGAGGCAAAATCATCTTTAGGAGCTTTTAATTTACCTCAATTACAGGAGTTTTCATCAGAGGAGTTGTTAGCTAAAGAGAAGGAGTATTTAGGATTTTATTTCAGTGCTCACCCTTTAGATAATTACAGAAGATTGATAAAGTTATTTAAACTTTCATCAATAAATGAGATAAAAGAGGAGAAAAATGTACCTAAAATAAAGTGTTGTGGAATATTGAGAGAGATAAAAAAAATAGTTACTAAAAACTCAGGGAAAATAATGGGAGTATTCCAGTTAGAAGATTATTATGATAGGATAGATTGTGTAATATTTCCAAATGATTATGAAAATAGTGCTCACATACTTTTAGAGGGAAAGGCTGTATATATAGAGGGAAGTATTCAGATTGATTATTTTAAAGGTGTGGAGAATAAAAAATTAATTGTTAGAAAATTAAAGTTTTTAGAGGATATTATAAGAGATAAAAATTTGAAATTATATATCTTAATGACAGAAGAGGACAGAGAAAAATTTAGTAGATTAAAGGATATTTTAAAAGGTTCAAATGGAACAACAGATGTATTTTTTGCTATAAAAAATAAGGAACAAAAAGAGGTGAAGAAGAGTAAGTATTCAGTTGTATTAGATAAAAGTTTCTTAGATGAGATTGCTTCTTTGATGGGAGAGGATAAGATAGTAGTAAAATAA
- the ribD gene encoding bifunctional diaminohydroxyphosphoribosylaminopyrimidine deaminase/5-amino-6-(5-phosphoribosylamino)uracil reductase RibD, whose product MEKKYMERALELAALGEGAVNPNPLVGAVVVKDGKIVGEGYHKRYGDYHAEVYALNEAGDEARGADIYVTLEPCSHYGKTPPCAKKIIEMGIKRCIVASLDPNPLVSGRGIKMLQDAGIEVIVGVLEKEAKELNRVFLKYIEEKKAFLFLKCGITLDGKIATSVGNSKWITNELAREKVQYLRNKYMGIMVGINTVLKDDPSLTARIENGRNPYKIVVDPELRIPLESKIVNFEGEKSIVITSIDKEEDIKIEKLIAKGVRVEFLDGKTFKLDSILRRVGNLGIDGVLLEGGSYLISQAFRENEIDGGEIFIAPKILGDENSIPFIKGFSVENIEDGFQLKNVKINTYGNNVSMEFYR is encoded by the coding sequence ATGGAGAAAAAGTACATGGAGAGAGCATTAGAATTAGCTGCTCTCGGAGAAGGAGCTGTTAATCCAAATCCCTTGGTTGGAGCTGTAGTTGTAAAAGATGGGAAGATAGTAGGAGAGGGTTATCATAAGAGGTATGGTGATTATCATGCAGAGGTATATGCCTTAAATGAAGCTGGAGATGAAGCTAGAGGTGCTGATATATATGTAACTCTTGAACCTTGTTCACACTACGGAAAAACCCCACCATGTGCTAAAAAAATAATAGAGATGGGAATCAAAAGATGTATAGTTGCATCTCTTGATCCCAATCCCCTAGTTTCAGGAAGAGGAATAAAGATGCTCCAAGATGCTGGGATAGAGGTAATTGTAGGAGTATTGGAAAAAGAAGCTAAAGAATTAAATAGAGTTTTTTTGAAATATATAGAGGAGAAAAAAGCCTTTCTATTTTTAAAGTGTGGAATAACTTTAGATGGAAAGATAGCTACAAGTGTTGGAAATTCAAAATGGATTACAAATGAGTTGGCTAGAGAGAAGGTTCAATACTTAAGAAATAAATATATGGGAATAATGGTAGGGATAAACACAGTTCTAAAAGATGATCCTAGTCTTACAGCAAGGATAGAAAATGGAAGAAATCCATATAAAATAGTAGTTGATCCAGAGTTAAGAATACCATTAGAGAGTAAAATTGTTAATTTTGAAGGAGAAAAGAGTATAGTAATAACTTCAATTGACAAGGAAGAGGATATAAAAATAGAAAAGTTAATAGCTAAAGGTGTAAGAGTAGAGTTTTTAGATGGAAAAACTTTTAAGTTGGATAGTATTTTGAGAAGAGTAGGGAACCTAGGAATAGATGGTGTTCTATTAGAGGGAGGAAGTTACTTAATATCTCAAGCCTTTAGAGAGAATGAGATTGATGGAGGAGAGATTTTTATAGCTCCAAAAATATTGGGAGATGAAAATTCAATTCCATTTATAAAAGGATTTTCAGTAGAAAATATAGAAGATGGTTTTCAATTGAAAAATGTAAAGATTAATACATATGGAAATAATGTTTCAATGGAGTTTTACAGATAG
- a CDS encoding riboflavin synthase, with product MFTGLVEEMGEVLSVENGEKSIKLKIKCKKVLEGAKLGDSIATNGTCLTATELGSNYFTADCMYETVKRTNLKRLKAGDKVNLEKSITLSTPLGGHLVTGDVDCEGRIVSITPEGIAKIYEIEMERKYMKYVVEKGRVTLDGASLTVMRLGENSFGVSLIPHTQEMITLGRKKVGDYINIETDLIGKYIERLMKFQDDTKDNSRGITMEFLLKNGF from the coding sequence ATTTTTACAGGTTTAGTAGAAGAGATGGGAGAAGTTCTTAGTGTAGAGAATGGAGAAAAATCTATAAAATTAAAAATAAAGTGTAAAAAAGTTTTAGAAGGAGCTAAATTAGGAGATAGTATAGCTACTAATGGAACTTGTCTTACAGCCACAGAGTTAGGAAGTAACTATTTTACTGCAGATTGTATGTATGAGACAGTAAAAAGAACTAATTTAAAGAGATTGAAGGCTGGAGATAAAGTAAATTTAGAAAAATCAATAACACTTTCTACTCCACTAGGTGGGCATTTAGTAACAGGAGATGTAGATTGTGAAGGTAGAATAGTCTCTATAACTCCTGAAGGAATAGCCAAAATTTATGAAATAGAGATGGAAAGAAAATATATGAAGTATGTGGTTGAAAAGGGAAGAGTTACTCTGGACGGAGCAAGTCTAACTGTAATGAGATTGGGAGAAAATAGCTTCGGAGTCTCACTTATACCTCATACTCAAGAGATGATAACTTTGGGAAGAAAAAAAGTAGGAGACTATATTAATATAGAAACTGATTTAATTGGAAAATATATAGAGAGACTGATGAAGTTTCAAGATGATACAAAGGACAATTCAAGAGGAATAACAATGGAGTTCCTTTTGAAGAATGGGTTTTAG